The following proteins come from a genomic window of Triticum aestivum cultivar Chinese Spring chromosome 6A, IWGSC CS RefSeq v2.1, whole genome shotgun sequence:
- the LOC123128135 gene encoding monodehydroascorbate reductase 2, peroxisomal — MGRAFVYVVLGGGVAAGYAALEFARRGGYSRGELCIISEEAVAPYERPALSKGYLLPEDPSRLPKFHTCVGANDELLTTKWYKEQGIELVLGTRVISADVRRKTLLTATGETISYKTLIIATGARALKLEEFGISGSDAANICYLRNLEDADKLVNAMSSCSGGNAVVIGGGYIGMECAAALVTNKIKVTMVFPEKHCMGRLFTEKIAEYYESYYTLKGVTFTKGTVLTSFEKDSTGKVTSVILKDGNHLPADMVVVGIGIRANTSLFEGQLLMEKGGIKVNGQMQTSDSSVYAVGDVAAFPIKLFDGDIRRLEHVDSARRTARHAVAAILEPSKSRDVDYLPFFYSRVFTLSWQFYGDNVGEVIHYGDFTSNSPRFGAYWVSKGQITGAFLEGGDRDDYEALSVVVWRKTKVSDMSELERQGLAFAIQESKKDVPDSGVTLGEKPTFVWYATAGVVAAVSISAFGYWYGRKRRRW, encoded by the exons ATGGGGCGCGCGTTCGTGTACGTCGTCCTGGGCGGCGGCGTGGCCGCGGGCTACGCGGCGCTCGAGTTCGCCCGCCGCGGCGGCTACTCCCGCGGCGAGCTCTGCATCATCTCCGAAGAGGCC GTTGCTCCTTATGAACGCCCTGCATTAAGCAAAGGCTATTTACTCCCAGAAG ATCCTTCTCGGCTTCCAAAATTCCATACTTGTGTTGGAGCTAATGATGAGTTACTGACGACAAAATGGTACAAGGAACAAG GTATTGAACTTGTTCTTGGAACAAGAGTGATATCTGCTGATGTGAGACGGAAGACATTGCTTACAGCAACTGGAGAAACTATCAGCTATAAGACGCTTATAATTGCAACAGGTGCTCGG GCTTTGAAGCTGGAAGAGTTTGGAATAAGCGGTTCAGATGCTGCAAACATATGTTATTTGCGCAATCTTGAAGACGCGGATAAATTAGTGAATGCGATGAGCTCATGTTCTGGTGGAAATGCTGTTGTCATCGGTGGTGGCTACATAGGAATGGAATGTGCAGCAGCATTGGTTACTAATAAGATAAAAGTAACCATGGTCTTTCCTGAAAAACACTGCA TGGGTCGGCTATTTACAGAAAAAATTGCAGAATATTATGAAAGCTACTACACTTTGAAAGGAGTTACTTTTACCAAAGGAACTGTGCTTACATCCTTTGAAAAAGACTCAACAGGGAAG GTGACTTCAGTAATCCTAAAAGATGGCAACCACCTTCCTGCTGATATGGTAGTAGTTGGTATTGGGATCCGTGCAAATACCAGCCTTTTTGAAGGCCAGCTGCTGATGGAGAAGGGCGGCATTAAGGTAAATGGGCAAATGCAAACTAGCGACAGCTCCGTGTATGCTGTTGGTGATGTTGCCGCGTTCCCCATCAAGCTCTTTGACGGTGATATCCGACGGCTTGAGCATGTTGACTCGGCTCGTAGAACCGCCAGACATGCCGTCGCAGCCATCCTGGAGCCTTCCAAAAGCAGGGACGTCGATTACCTGCCATTCTTCTACTCCAGAGTCTTCACACTGTCCTGGCAGTTCTATGGAGACAATGTCGGAGAAGTAATTCACTACGGCGACTTCACGAGCAACAGCCCTCGGTTCGGCGCATACTGGGTCAGCAAGGGCCAGATCACGGGCGCGTTCCTGGAAGGCGGGGACCGGGACGACTACGAGGCGTTATCGGTGGTTGTCTGGCGTAAAACCAAGGTCTCGGACATGTCTGAACTTGAAAGACAAGGCCTGGCATTTGCCATCCAGGAAAGCAAGAAAGACGTGCCTGACAGCGGGGTCACCCTCGGCGAGAAGCCCACCTTCGTGTGGTACGCGACGGCGGGGGTTGTTGCGGCCGTCTCGATCTCCGCGTTCGGTTATTGGTACGGCAGGAAGCGCCGCAGGTGGTGA
- the LOC123128134 gene encoding monodehydroascorbate reductase 1, peroxisomal, with amino-acid sequence MGRAFAYVILGGGVAAGYAALEFARRRAGASPGELCIISDEAVAPYERPALSKAYLLPQGAARLPAFHTCAGANDEVLTEQWYKDHGIELVLATRVISADVRRKTLLTDSGETIGYKTLIVATGARASELEEFGVRGSDAANVCYLRSLEDADRMVGVMRSCHGGNAVVIGGGYIGMECAAALVANEVKVTMVFPGKHCVGRLFTPKIAEFYEKYYAAKGVVFVKGTAVKSLEVSDGKVAAAILRDGRRLPADMVVVGIGARANTGLFDGQLAVERGGIKVNGRMQTSDSAVYAVGDVAAFPVALLGGAVRRFEHVDCARRTARRAIEAILEPSGGAAEEGKAFGYLPYFYSRVFALSWQFYGDNAGEAVHFGDFSPPGAGGKAKFGACWVSGGRVAGAFIEGGSREENEAMASAVRSRAAIADVAAELGSRGLGFADEESRRKGVRRGGLASGDRPTYARHATVGVAAAVSIAAFAYWYGWMAPYVVKRDFADPKL; translated from the exons ATGGGCCGCGCGTTCGCGTACGTGATCCTGGGCGGCGGCGTGGCCGCGGGCTACGCGGCGCTCGAGttcgcccgccgccgcgccggcgccTCCCCCGGCGAGCTCTGCATCATCTCCGACGAGGCC GTCGCTCCTTACGAACGCCCTGCACTGAGCAAAGCCTATCTGCTCCCACAAG GCGCTGCTCGTCTCCCGGCGTTCCATACCTGCGCTGGTGCTAACGATGAGGTGCTCACGGAGCAATGGTACAAAGATCACg GCATCGAACTTGTTCTTGCGACGAGGGTGATCTCGGCCGATGTCCGCCGGAAGACGCTGCTCACGGACTCCGGGGAAACCATCGGCTACAAAACCCTCATCGTCGCGACAGGCGCCCGG GCCTCGGAGCTGGAGGAATTTGGGGTTCGCGGTTCGGACGCGGCCAACGTGTGCTACCTGCGCAGCCTCGAGGATGCCGATAGAATGGTGGGGGTGATGAGATCATGCCACGGTGGAAACGCCGTTGTGATCGGCGGTGGTTACATAGGAATGGAGTGCGCGGCGGCCTTGGTTGCCAATGAGGTCAAGGTCACCATGGTCTTCCCGGGAAAACACTGCG TGGGTCGTCTTTTTACACCCAAGATTGCTGAATTTTATGAGAAGTACTACGCTGCAAAAGGGGTTGTTTTCGTCAAAGGAACCGCGGTTAAATCCTTGGAGGTCTCAGATGGGAAG GTGGCTGCGGCGATCCTGCGAGACGGCAGGCGGCTTCCCGCGGACATGGTGGTCGTCGGCATCGGCGCTCGCGCCAACACCGGCCTCTTCGACGGCCAGCTGGCCGTGGAGAGAGGCGGGATCAAGGTGAACGGGCGGATGCAGACGAGCGACTCCGCCGTGTACGCCGTGGGCGACGTGGCCGCGTTCCCCGTCGCGCTCCTGGGCGGCGCCGTGCGCCGGTTCGAGCACGTCGACTGCGCGCGCAGGACCGCGCGGCGGGCCATCGAGGCCATCCTGGAGCCCTCCGGCGGCGCCGCGGAGGAGGGGAAAGCCTTCGGCTACCTGCCGTACTTCTACTCCAGGGTCTTCGCCCTGTCCTGGCAGTTCTACGGCGACAACGCCGGAGAAGCCGTCCACTTCGGGGACTTCTCGCCGCCGGGAGCCGGAGGAAAGGCAAAGTTCGGCGCGTGCTGGGTCAGCGGAGGCCGGGTCGCCGGCGCCTTCATCGAAGGCGGGAGCCGGGAGGAGAACGAGGCGATGGCGAGCGCCGTGCGCAGCCGGGCGGCGATCGCGGACGTGGCCGCCGAGCTCGGGAGCCGCGGCCTCGGGTTCGCCGACGAGGAGAGCCGCCGCAAGGGGGTGCGTCGGGGTGGGCTCGCCTCCGGCGACAGGCCTACCTATGCGCGGCACGCCACGGTCGGGGTCGCTGCGGCGGTGTCCATCGCGGCGTTCGCGTACTGGTACGGCTGGATGGCGCCGTACGTGGTGAAACGTGACTTCGCCGACCCTAAGTTATGA
- the LOC123128137 gene encoding putative aminoacrylate hydrolase RutD, whose translation MVNLIEAQKPLLTGMMRLAGLRPIDVELEPGTTMHVWAPKHHAGKKGTTISPHDASAAATGGDAAAAAAKKPPGGRRGSRRKGPEAKPNVVLIHGFAAEGNVTFQFNFGVLVSRYNVYIPDLLFFGKSSRTDSADRSPEFQARCVAAALARLGVARCDVVGFSYGGMVAFKLAEARPDLVRSLAVSGSVVAMTDAVNRETMERLGAGSSAELLMPETLQGLKALFSVSMYRKMWFPDRMYKDYLKAMFTNRKERLELLQGLLDSNMDAKMPTFQQKIMLIWGEEDKLFDIELAKKMKEQLGEKCYLQGIPKAGHLLHLERPCAYNRQLGKFLAHVNSQETQATS comes from the exons ATGGTGAACTTGATCGAGGCGCAGAAGCCGCTGCTGACGGGCATGATGAGGCTGGCCGGGCTCCGCCCCATCGACGTCGAACTGGAGCCGGGCACCACCATGCACGTCTGGGCTCCCAAGCACCACGCCGGCAAGAAGGGCACCACCATCAGCCCACAcgacgccagcgccgccgccacagggggagacgccgccgccgccgcggccaagaagccgccaggcggccgtcgtgggagcaggaggAAGGGCCCCGAGGCGAAGCCCAACGTGGTCCTCATCCACGGCTTCGCCGCCGAGGGCAACGTGACGTTCCAGTTCAACTTCGGCGTGCTGGTGTCGCGCTACAACGTGTACATCCCGGACCTGCTCTTCTTCGGCAAGTCGTCCAGGACGGACAGCGCCGACCGGTCCCCGGAGTTCCAGGCGCGGTgcgtggcggcggcgctggcgcggCTTGGCGTGGCGCGCTGCGACGTGGTCGGGTTCAGCTACGGGGGCATGGTGGCGTTCAAGCTGGCGGAGGCGCGGCCGGACCTGGTGCGGTCGCTGGCCGTGTCCGGGTCCGTGGTGGCCATGACGGACGCCGTGAACCGGGAGACCATGGAGCGGCTCGGCGCCGGGTCCTCCGCGGAGCTGCTCATGCCGGAGACGCTCCAGGGCCTCAAGGCGCTCTTCTCCGTCTCCATGTACCGGAAGATGTGGTTCCCCGACAGGATGTACAAGGACTACCTCAAG GCGATGTTCACGAACAGGAAGGAGAGGCTGGAGCTGCTGCAGGGGTTGCTAGACAGCAACATGGACGCAAAGATGCCGACTTTCCAGCAG AAGATAATGCTGATCTGGGGCGAGGAGGACAAGCTCTTCGACATAGAGCTGGCCAAGAAGATGAAAGA GCAGCTGGGCGAGAAGTGCTACCTGCAGGGCATCCCCAAGGCGGGGCACCTGCTCCACCTGGAGCGCCCGTGCGCCTACAACCGCCAGCTCGGCAAGTTCCTCGCCCACGTCAACTCCCAGGAAACCCAAGCCACCAGTTGA